A single window of Candidatus Cloacimonadota bacterium DNA harbors:
- a CDS encoding MerR family transcriptional regulator → MKKHYYTIGEVSNLLGEKPHVIRYWESEFSFLRPRREKGRIRKYTQENVELLRRIQDMLHNQRFTIEGARLKLKEERRRIRAGEIPKPPPAPPQVNPETTRLLTELRSRLEEIRTTCRRVREYKK, encoded by the coding sequence ATGAAAAAACATTACTATACCATCGGTGAAGTCAGCAATCTGCTGGGCGAAAAACCGCACGTGATTCGCTATTGGGAAAGCGAATTCAGCTTCCTGCGTCCCCGCCGCGAAAAGGGCAGAATCCGCAAATACACCCAGGAAAATGTTGAACTTCTGCGCCGGATTCAGGATATGCTTCACAATCAACGCTTTACGATTGAGGGCGCCAGGCTGAAATTGAAGGAGGAACGCCGTCGGATTCGCGCTGGTGAAATCCCCAAACCGCCTCCAGCGCCACCTCAGGTGAATCCTGAAACCACACGCCTATTGACAGAATTGCGTTCCCGGCTGGAAGAAATCAGAACCACCTGCCGTCGGGTTCGGGAGTATAAAAAATGA